AGAATTTCCTTAGATGTGTCAAGTGGTCCGAACTCTCACGGGACTTGACTATGACGTCATCCACATACACTtcaatctccttatgaatcatgtcgTGAAAAATGGTCGTCATATCTCTCATGTAGGTGGCACCGGCATTCTTGAGGCCGAACGGCATCACCCTGTagtgatatacaccccaaggtgtaatgAAAGTCGTCTTTTCTACATCCTCCTCATCCATCAGAATCTTGTGATAGCCTGCGTAACAGTCCACAAATGATTGCATTTCATGCCTTGCGCAattatcaatcaaaatatgaatattcggCAGCGGAAATTTATCCTTTGGGCTAGCTTTGTTGAGGTCTCTGTAGTTGACACAAATCCTGATTTTCCCGTCTTTCGTGGCGACCGGAACAATATTGGCCAGCCAGGTTGGATATTGTGTAACTTCCACCAATCGGGACTCTATGTTCTTGGGGATCTCTTTCTTAATCTTCAAACTCAGTTCAGGCTTGAATTTTCGAGTTTTTTGCTTCACCGGATCAAACCCCGGGTTAATCGGCAGCTTATGAGATACGACATCGGTACTCAACCCTTGCATGTCACCGACTTCCCAAACAAACACAACACTATATTCAGCAAGCAAATGAACTAGGCCCTctttctgagcttcatttaggtgGGTGCTGATCTTAACCTCTTTAACACATTCCGAATCTCCCAAATTCACCGTTTCAGTTTCCTCTAGATTTGGTTTATGCTGATTTTCGAACTGCCGAAATTCATTGGCGACATAATCTGGTTCCTCACTTTCTTTTTCATAATCGTCCACCTCGTCGtcacctgcctcattttgttcatttagctcgtgacatgacatgacattggcaggtctGTAACTTAtgttactgaaatcataaacagacaAAATTAGGAAAGTAAGGTATAACAAACGACTAAATAGATAAAGTTAGAAACAAAGAGGCTTTCATTTAAAAACAATGCAAACTTTGGCCATGGCATGGGGCCATGTTGCCTTTTTTGAACATCACAATGAAAATTCGAAAATTTGAACGGTTAAGAAAATGCAAAAcggtgggtctcgggcctcttccgGAATACCACCGATTTTAATGTGCATGAAATGACGCCTTTCTTCCGAAGAGTTTGGGGTATCAGGATCGGCGTGGAGGTCCAGTTCCGCAGCACCTCCCCTGGATGAGCATCGCGAATAACAGCTAGCTCGACCTCTTCCTCGACAACAACATCGATCTCCTCAAAGAGGTCACATATTCCTTCCCTAAGGTCTTCATGCTCGGCATACTCTCGGATTGGGAAGGATTGATATAGATGTGGGATCGGCTTAGTCAAGGCTTGATCAGTTTTCTTCTTCACCTTCATGTCATCATCTGTGAGGATGTACCCCAAACTATATCTGGATCCCTTAACGACGATCGGAACaggctcaataattccttgggaatCTCTTCCCAATCCAAACCCTGGCTCAAAACCATTCTGCAACATCACATAGGCTATCATCTTGTACACGGCAGGCATTGGAGTCTGTGGGGCCAAGTCTTCGCCGGTGGCATTCACCAGCTCTACCGTGTAAAAGTCTGTACCTCGCGGCATCTCATCAATGATCGGCACCTGTCTGCCAAGGTGACTCCCCTCGCCATGAATAACCAGCTCTTCGTTCTTCCACACGAGCTTCATCATCTGATGGAGAGTAGAGGGGACGGCTCCAGCCATATGGATGAATGACCTTCCCAGAAGAAGGTTGTAACTGGTATCGATATCTAATACTTGAAATTGCGCGCTGAATTCCGCTGGGCCCATTTGAATGGTCAAATTCACTGCTCCCAACGTGTCTCTCTGAACCCCATCAAAGGCTCTCACGTTGACCTGGTTTTGCTCCAGTTTCCCAAGGTCAAACCTTAGCTGCCTCAACGTCGACAACGGGCAGATATTCAGACCAGATCCATCATTTACTAAGACGCGGTTGACAACCTTTTCACGGCATATCACAGCGATGTGCAGCGCCTTGTTATGTGATCTTCCTTCAACAGGCAGCTCATCGTCACAAAAGTTAATTCGGTGCCCTCAAATAACCTGATGAATCATGACGGCCATGTTATCGCTGCTTGTGCCCGCGGGTACGTACGTATCATCGAGAGCTTTCATTAAGGCTTGCCTGTGGGTTTGAGAGCTCATCAGCAGGGCCCATACGGAGATCTGAGCTGGagtcttctccaaatgcttgaCGATGGAATAATCTTTTGGTTGCATTCTCCTCCAGAATTCCTCCGCTTCTCCTTCGCTTATCAGCCTCTTAGCCTTATCCTTCTTCTATCCTCCGAGAGCAAGATCGTCAAGAGTGTAACACCTTCCAGACCTGGTCATGCCTTGAGCAGCAGCAGTTTCAGTAACAAACTTAGGCTTGACGAGAGTTTCTGACGGCACAAAGGCAACAACCTTTGCAGGTGTAAAAATAACaaactctttcttctctttgacGCTTAAAGAAGCGACAGCCCTTTCCAAATCATCGTGAACTAATCATCTTCGTTCCAAACCAGTCTTCGTCTGTATCAATCATATTGACATTGCTGCCTCCATGATTCGGCAATGGGTTGGTGTTGACATTTGGTGCCGCTGGTTGGAGAAAGACTACCTCTTGATCAATCAGATCCTGAAttttgtgcttgaggttgatacaatcttcagtatcatgcccaacattgttggaatgataagcacatctctgATCGAGTTTGTAGAACTTTGAATTGACATCCACGGGTTTGGGCCTCACAGGTGGATGTATCCAGCCGCAGCCAGTCTCTCTTACAGTTTTGTCCGGCTTTCAGCGAGCACAGTAAAGTTCCTTGAAGGCCTCTTCTCAAATTTGGGTCGGGGAGGGTCATAACTGCCTTGTTGAGGAGGAGACACCTGTTGATAATTtttggcttttgaacaaggagCTTGGCTTCTGGGATATGTATTTGTTTGGTAATTTGGCGATGGAGCTTGGTAATTCGGAGGAGAATTTTTGTATagtggagcttggacttgataaaCAGGAGAGGGTGCTTGGTAGCTCGACTGTACGTTAGTGCAGTTGGGAGCAACACCCTGGTAGGGAGATGGGATTTGGTAGGGTGGAGGATGATTTGGGTAAATGGGAGATGGACTTTGGTAATTGAGGGGTGGACTTTGGTATACGGGAGCTTGGACGTTTGGATAAATGGAGGTAGCATTCTGATTGTTGGGATGATTAGATGGCGTATAACAAGATTGGTAGGACTTTGAGGAAGGACGGGGAACGACCTTAGGAATATGATGAGCTTCTGGGGGTTTTCCTTCCCCCGTATGAAATAGcaacaacttcttctcttttctttctcaataACCCTGAAGATCCAGGTGATGCGGCTACACGGGCTATCTTTCCTGATTTTAAACCgtcttcgatagtctcaccaatcGTGACTATCTCGGCAAACTTTGCTCCAACGAGCAACATGTTTCTATCATAATATTCCGGCTCTTGCACGCGCACAAACACTTCAACGATTTCTTTCTCAGTCATGGGTGGCCTCACCCTTGCCGTTTCTTTTCTCCACCTATAGGCAAACTCCCTATAGCTTTCAGTTGActtttgcttcatcttctcctAAGAGTATCGATCGGGAACAATTTCTACGTTGTAAGAAAAACGATCGATGAAATCTTTGGACAATGCATTCCAGCTGGGTCATTTTCTGGTTTCATGCGAGGTAAACCATTCGAGAGCTTCTCCACACAGGCTCCGACTGAAGAGCCGCATCAATAAAGATTCGTCCCTTCCAACTCCCACGAGCTGGTCACAGTAGGCTCTCAAATGAGCCATAGGGTTGCCCACTCCTCCGAAGGTGTCAAACTTcggaatcttgaacccttctgGAAGGTCCAAATTTGGGTGGATACACAAGTCCTCATAACTAAGTCCAGCGATGTCGGGAATGCATTATAGCTCCTTCATGGCCTTCTTAATATCCTCTTTTATATCGACCCTTACATCTTCCTTTGCCCTCCATTCCTTTTATTATTCCTCGTAATGGTCCATCTCAGAACCGTGCACATCGTGCTCGGTAGGGACGGGAACTTGGAAAGTGGCTCTCTTTGGTAGGGGTGGAGCTACAGAGGGACTTTAAGTGTTTTGGGCGGTTTGGTAATTTGGTGGGTAGGCCTGAGGATTGGTGTTCTGATTTAAATGGTGATGGGGTGTTTGGGGGTTGAAAGCATTTTgcttttggttttggttttgattttgtggTGGTGGAGCGATTTGATGGTGGGTATTTTGAGGGTGTGGTGGCGTTTGAGGGTGGTTGTTTTGAAGAGGAAATGGAGTTTGATAGGATGCAGAAGCATATTGAGGATTTTGGGTAGTCAGATCTATAACCGATGGATTCTGAATAGGTGTAGATGGCTGGTTCTGAGTTGGATCCATATTTGAGGAAGGGAAATACATTGGAAGCCTCCCATCAGCAGCGTTAGTGGCGAATCCAGGTGGAGGCGAATCCTGCCTCCGCTACATTTCCACCCCCATCTCTGCAATCTGCTGCATCAGCTGCATAATCAACTCATTCTGTTCTGCTACggtgggttgagccaccacaacatcAGTAAGACTCACTCGTTCATTATTATCCCCCATAACTACCTTTCCTATGTCTGAGCTTTGTCTAGGGAAGGAATCTGCGGGACCTTTTGATCTGGTGAAATAGGGATGATTTGCCAGCTTTtgatcgacacagatcagtttcaGAGTACCTGAGAAGGAAAAAAACTCAAAGGAAGATTTGTCAGTGCAAATTCAgagtacaaaatgcataatatcacacagagagcaggtaaacacacaagttgctttgtttgaggatatctttAACCCACGAGTGAGGACGGTAACACATTTTTTAACAAGCAGGAatttgcttgttttagttttgacgCTGTCTCAAGAAGGCTAAATCATGTTAAGCTACGGTCTCCTTACAGCCGCTCTTTGACTTCTGTTGATCCGTTCTTCGTATCTTCTCGTAACATGGAATGgggaatgaaaattttgaaagataggggCCAGGCCTAggaaggctgcctacgtatctcacaaggagaattcacgcccaacgtagttcgagtacaaaagaaaatactttcattcattcgttcattacgattacaaggaaattgaaatGCAACAACAGAGTTTTTAAAAGATGAAATGATGACGACACGTTAGTTATTTCCCTTCTTGTTACAGCATTAGCCTCTTCCTTTCAGACGACCTAAGAATGGAGGCTTGTAGATGATTTCCTAGTCGTCGTCTTCCTCAGTCACTTCAGGGTAAGCGTTGTCGGGACCACTATTGGCTCCTTGTTCATAGACGGGGTATTTTTCGCCCATTTTCCGAAGTTTATCAATCGTGTTGCTATGGAAggctttgttcttcttcctcagTGCAGCCATCCTTTCCCTCATGGAGGCGAATCCTTCCATTTCCATTGTCAGCTCCTCATCAAGTGACATGCTTTTAGCTAATAGAGCGGCGGTCTCCAATTCCatcctcgcctctctcgcttctcTTTCTTGCATTTTCAACCGAAGCATGTCCAACTTCTTTCGCAAGTCCTCTATCTCCATCtcaacatctttctttttcttcatatgTGATGCCAGATCCTCATCCAGCGTCATTGTTGCAGCTTTGTAGATTACGATGGTCATGTCGACTCTGAACCCTTCCTCTTGGTTTCTTGAATTTCACGAGTGATCTGTTCGATCTTTCTCTGTAGTTCTTCTTCAGTGAGTTCCATCTGGATGTTCTTACCTTTGTCCATAGCAGTAAATTCGCCTTTCCTGAGACGGTAGAACagtgttttaggatttgtggtataGGAGGTGTCTTTTGAGTGTGAAACTTGAGACTCAAAAGTTTTGGTTGGACATTTTGTAACAGTGGCTTCTGTATAttctttttggaaatttttggaCAGGAGTGGTTTTATGGTATCCTGATTCATAGCAACACAATATATAAGCAATTAAACACACATATCGCGTCCTAAACATGCTTGTGACCCTTTATGCCAAGGTTAGGCCTAACGaattgaaggatgtatatgCTTTTTAAACCCGATTTATTATCTCCAAAATACTTATTTAATAACATCCAAAATgtctaataaacataaaataaataaaaggttctgaaaataaattacaaaaaaaagtacaaataaaGCAGTCCCACGCAGGGGATGGTAATTAAAACTCAAGCCTCCTCTAATCCTTCATCAAGTCTGGTCCTCTTGGCGATGTTGACCTCCTCCCACATAGCATATCTGTTCGCCAAAAGATGATCTCTCGCCAATTGAGCTCCTTCTTGATGTCTGAACCCCTCTATTGACTGAATCTGTTGTTCCATGCTATCGTCTAACTCTGCCATGCACTATCTAGCTCTTCGTAGTTCTTGTCTCAATCGCGCTATGACTTTGGCATCTTATGAGTGACGATGTTGATGCTCTAATTCATTCCTATCAAACTTCTCTTGAAGGCGATGAAGTCGGACTTGATGTTTGGCTCCAACATCTGCAATAATGTGAGGAACGTTTGGACCAGGCTCAATAGTTCCAGCGAGACTCTTTTTCAACCATTTTTTGTACTCCCTTGAACATTCTGGACGGAATCTGTTTGGAACAGGTTCACCCAACACTTTTCGAGATCTCCATATCCTACGTATGTCTTCAGCAAACGTAACTCGTCCATTCTCGTGGTCAGTTGCAAATTTCCTCATATCTGCAATCTAGGGCAACTCTTGTTTCCCTCCTAGTTGTCTCAAAACTCGATCGGGAGCATATAGTCTAGTCCCTCTTAACCCAGCAAATACCAAATAAGGGACATTTTTTGTTCGAACCACCATATTCTTAGTTACCACCAAGTTATCTATTGACCATTGTACGTCTTCTTCTCTCAGCCCTCGAAGCCTCGgataccaaaaactctctcCTCCAGTCCTGTTGCAACGATTGTGATACAACCACCAATCATGACCATGTAGCTCGTCTGACCGCCTTAGGGGATCTAGTTCTTTTGGATTATGAGTCTTGATTAAATGTCGCATCATCCACCACTGTAGTATCAGATTACACCCTTAAAAAAAACGTTCTCCGCTATGACACTTGTCTAAAGCCCTATAGATGTCGGCCAGAATCATAGGCGCTAAAGTGTAGTACTTTGTTGATGTTTTGTAATCCACTCCATAGAAGATGGCATGAGTGACCATAAATACACTAGGATGAATAGTGTATTTTGACCCTTGAGGGAAAACCATTGTTCCAAGCAAACATATTGCAAATGCAAGGGGACGTgtttctttccatttttcttttgaaacgAACTCGTCTTTATATTTCTCATAAGTCCTTGCACGCCCAAACCGATAATATAGTTTTCTGAAGGGTATATTTGGTCCAGGGAGCTTGTCCATCCACTCGGCTTTAACCAATGACAACTTTTCTCTCATTTAGGCGAAATCCCATATTATAGGGTTTAGAAGATATGTATCTGGATGTCGTTTCCTTTTGTTACACATGGCGACACTTTCATAGCTGATAAGAACTTCTTCTATAGTTGGCGTTAACTCCACTTCGCCGAACCGAAAGACCATATTCTCACTATCCCAGAATTTCACCATCGTCCCAATTAGGCCAGGCCACGCATTCATCTCTAGCAGCGAGGGAAGGTAACCTATGTGTTTCTGAACGATCATTTTATCGTCGTTGTTCATGAACCTCCACCATACTTTGAGGAAAGGATCGGGGATAGTAACCATTCTTGTTTTCAAATTGTATATCGGATTCATCCTACAAAAATAGCAAACAAAATTAGTCAACCCCCACCCCGTAggcaataaattattttaaaacgcATATACATCCTTCAATCAACACGTAAACATGATTGTCTGTTTTTTGGCAATTTGGGCCAAGTAGACACAGGGTGGGcttctaatgggcccaacacgCCTTGGGCGTTGGGTCATCTTAGTTCAAATGCTCCTAAATTTGGAATTTGGCTCAGCTCTACGCTAGTTGACTAGGAGTGGCATTTGAAAAGACCTGGAAACCAAAACAATTTGGGCTGAAACTCGCGACAACCATTGGATGCCTAACGAACCAATAAATTATCGCTAATTTAGAAAGAGGGTGAGTATACAAAAGTCCGACTGCGGTTCCGCAAACCATCCTTTAGtatactatacatatatattggaAATATGCCATGATATGCAATGccaatttataatttaaataatttaatcacatacaaataatttaataaatataattagtcCAAATAGTCAAATCATTTTGGTTATAACTCAATTAGTCTCCAGCGaagtcgccatttctgttttacttaaaaatatataatatgtataaaatagtaaaaaatgattaagtttcgaaaaatcaattaatcttatgatttaagagaaatcaattttccaaattacaaagtcgccacttgattttttagtaaaatcaagaaaagaatttaaaattatttttcaaaagatttaaaacagaTAAAATCAGTTGAAAAGGGTTCCAAGTTCAAGTTTACattccgagaaggtgttaggccctcggaaTGTCCGCTAACTCGCGGTTGACCGGCGATCTGACTAAAAATGACcttctatttaatatttttttttcttaaccaTGTAAGGagactttatttattattttttttttattgaattaaattctttcttttttcttttttttcttttagggaAATGGTGAAATCATTTGTAAGGGAAGTGACATAAAGGGGGTTAATACGactaaaaatagaataaaagcTAAGTgacttctatatatatatatatatatatatatatatatatatatataNNNNNNNNNNNNNNNNNNNNNNNNNNNNNNNNNNNNNNNNNNNNNNNNNNNNNNNNNNNNNNNNNNNNNNNNNNNNNNNNNNNNNNNNNNNNNNNNNNNNNNNNNNNNNNNNNNNNNNNNNNNNNNNNNNNNNNNNNNNNNNNNNNNNNNNNNNNNNNNNNNNNatatatatatatatatatatatacatatacatacacatatacatatacatatatacatatacatgaaTAAAGAGAAATGGCAACCtcgaaaatttaatttaattaaaattatatgataaataaagttagtcataataatataatatgagaaagaaaggaagagaGTATCAAATTTGGGCCTTTGGCCCAAGTATTAACCACCTGTCCTAAATCTAAAATGGCCCAAAAATGGTCTTGTCCATTTGGGAACCAGTTGGCCCTGCTGAATTGTCCCTTGGGCTTTAGCcccatatttttctttaaagaaaTTGTGAATATGTTTTGCGTACACCACTGTATACAGATTGTGTTTTAATCCGTATTTAAGAATTTTCTTGAGACATCAGCCTGCGACCTGCAATTTATCCTCctgtattctattttttttccgaCCTGTAAATCATTTTTGGTTGTATACCAGTGTATATAGAATGTATATCAGCATGTATACAGCCCCTGTAGACTATTCAAACATCTGCCAGTCAATTCACACACCTCAGtatttctttccattttcatttGGATGAGATGAGGCTAAAAAAAATAGTCTTGATGCAAGGGTGGAGTCCGAAGGACTCGAATGTTGTCACATGCGGCCAAACAAAAAGAGATAACGAATTAGCGCCCAAATATAATAAGATAatgacactttttttttaaaaaaaacaaggcAACTCAAAGACTATTATATGGCAAACAATTCGATTAAACTAAAAAATGCCGCCATAGAAGCTCCAAAATACTAAAATCTAAACTATGCCAATGATAGAATAACGAGTGTTTAAGCTACTGCTTTAATACTAAAAGAAACACAACAACACATGGCCTCCCAGAACACCTAGAGGACACTACCATTTACGAGTAAAAATGATCAATATTCTTTCATGTTATATGGAGCACAAGTTTGAATAGAGGTCAACTTGTAAACAAAACTTTGTTCAAAATCGGATATAATACTAAAAGAAACACAACAACACATGGCCTCCAAGAATACCTAGAGGACACTACCAGTTAAGAGTAAAAATGATCAATATTCTTTCATGTTATATGGAGCAAAAGTTTGAATAGAGGCCAACTTGTAAACAAAACTTTGTTCAAAATCGGATATGCCATTCACATACAACTAAAAGGAAAGAGCACACAATGAGAAAACTT
This portion of the Solanum pennellii chromosome 12, SPENNV200 genome encodes:
- the LOC107006392 gene encoding uncharacterized protein LOC107006392, whose translation is MKQKSTESYREFAYRWRKETARVRPPMTEKEIVEVFVRVQEPEYYDRNMLLVGAKFAEIVTIGETIEDGLKSGKIARVAASPGSSGLLRKKREEVSPPQQGSYDPPRPKFEKRPSRNFTVLAESRTKLAVASLSVKEKKEFVIFTPAKVVAFVPSETLVKPKFVTETAAAQGRSHNKALHIAVICREKVVNRVLVNDGSGLNICPLSTLRQLRFDLGKLEQNQVNVRAFDGVQRDTLGAVNLTIQMGPAEFSAQFQVLDIDTSYNLLLGRSFIHMAGAVPSTLHQMMKLVWKNEELVIHGEGSHLGRQVPIIDEMPRGTDFYTVELVNATGEDLAPQTPMPAVYKMIAYVMLQNGFEPGFGLGRDSQGIIEPVPIVVKGSRYSLGYILTDDDMKVKKKTDQALTKPIPHLYQSFPIREYAEHEDLREGICDLFEEIDVVVEEEVELAVIRDAHPGEVLRNWTSTPILIPQTLRKKGVISCTLKSVVFRKRPETHRDDEVDDYEKESEEPDYVANEFRQFENQHKPNLEETETVNLGDSECVKEVKISTHLNEAQKEGLVHLLAEYSVVFVWEVGDMQGLSTDVVSHKLPINPGFDPVKQKTRKFKPELSLKIKKEIPKNIESRLVEVTQYPTWLANIVPVATKDGKIRICVNYRDLNKASPKDKFPLPNIHILIDNCARHEMQSFVDCYAGYHKILMDEEDVEKTTFITPWGVYHYRVMPFGLKNAGATYMRDMTTIFHDMIHKEIEVYVDDVIVKSRESSDHLTHLRKFFERLRHYNLKLNPAKCAFGVPAGKLLGFIVSRRGIELDPSKTKAIQELPPPKTRKRGEDISEAYQGWRLFFDGEENHQGKGIGAVLVSESRQNYPMAAKLPFDCTNNMDEYEACILDILPEYSELADALATIASMIKHPDTDYIDPLDIELKEYPVHYSHVEAEPDGLPWYLVINKYLESGAYPEDVTSNQKKSIRRMSLNFFLCGEILYKRTPDLGL